The proteins below are encoded in one region of Paenibacillus albus:
- a CDS encoding ABC transporter ATP-binding protein encodes MIIDMKHVSWRREGLTLLNDVNWQVAPGEHWALLGLNGSGKTTLLNIVNGYFWPSEGSVSVLGYRFGEVDLRDLRKSIGWVSTSLQEKLYVSDRTQNIVISGKHATIGIYDLITEEDLAFARSLMEKLGCAHLWDREFRTCSQGEKQKLLIARALMAKPRILILDEPCNGLDLFSRERLLASIKDLAESDDAPTLIYVTHHTEEILPVFTHALLIRSGEVVHSGRTEDVLTTDRLSEFFESPVIVEEHNERVYVRIED; translated from the coding sequence ATGATTATTGATATGAAACACGTCTCCTGGCGCCGAGAGGGACTAACGCTGTTGAATGATGTGAACTGGCAGGTCGCGCCTGGCGAGCATTGGGCTTTACTTGGTCTGAACGGCTCTGGCAAAACAACGCTGCTGAACATCGTTAACGGTTACTTTTGGCCGTCTGAGGGATCCGTCAGCGTGCTCGGCTATCGTTTCGGCGAAGTTGATCTACGCGATCTGCGCAAATCTATCGGCTGGGTCAGTACGTCGCTGCAGGAGAAGCTGTATGTCAGCGACCGGACGCAGAACATCGTAATCAGCGGCAAACACGCAACAATCGGGATCTATGACCTCATTACAGAAGAAGATTTGGCTTTCGCGCGATCATTGATGGAGAAATTAGGCTGCGCCCACCTATGGGACAGAGAGTTTCGCACCTGCTCGCAGGGCGAGAAGCAGAAGCTGCTGATCGCTCGCGCACTCATGGCCAAGCCGCGCATACTCATTCTCGATGAGCCTTGCAACGGCCTTGACCTCTTTTCCCGTGAGCGGCTGCTTGCCAGCATCAAGGATCTGGCTGAAAGCGACGATGCGCCAACGCTTATCTACGTCACGCATCATACGGAGGAGATTTTGCCGGTGTTCACGCATGCGCTGCTTATCCGCAGCGGCGAGGTCGTGCATAGCGGAAGGACGGAAGATGTCCTAACGACAGATCGACTAAGCGAGTTTTTCGAATCGCCTGTTATTGTGGAAGAGCATAATGAGCGGGTTTATGTGCGAATTGAGGATTGA
- a CDS encoding glycosyltransferase family 2 protein, producing MNADIFLVFFGMLSLYYLIMYLLSFKKFSMPGSDHNELGFVIFVPALNEAKVIGETCSQLNTIHARLHVVVINDGSDDGTGEVVQRYEGDRIHQFRRTAPEARQGKGMALNMAYAWARTQFKEWFPDLRDDQIIIGVTDADVYLHQNVIVEVASTFQSASDVGAVQAPVSIKGANENLWLLMQDIEFQAFFLYIQKARNWISSVAMGGNGQFTRYSAMKTLGDRPWTRALTEDIDLGLALTGHGHRICFTGKTPVVQHGLTSFHRLLKQRSRWVQGHYQVWKRLGSLWRSESRLITKLDSTLYLMMIVIPLVLAADYALGFASLFGLVRVDSDLMFWLHGFGSWIPSTVQMILGFSIQLIFLPSYTRTANIKIPWYVFPGLMATFSIYTATIWILASVIAFYRMATGKWGWIKTERETISTNTSSA from the coding sequence GTGAACGCGGATATTTTCTTAGTTTTTTTTGGAATGTTGTCTCTGTACTATTTGATCATGTATTTACTTTCGTTCAAAAAGTTCAGCATGCCTGGCTCGGATCACAATGAACTTGGTTTTGTCATATTCGTGCCGGCTCTGAATGAGGCCAAAGTGATTGGGGAGACATGCTCCCAGTTGAACACCATTCATGCGCGTTTGCACGTCGTGGTCATCAACGACGGTTCCGATGATGGTACCGGTGAGGTTGTGCAAAGATACGAAGGCGACCGTATTCACCAGTTCAGGCGCACGGCGCCTGAAGCTCGTCAAGGGAAAGGCATGGCCCTTAATATGGCCTATGCGTGGGCACGAACACAATTTAAAGAATGGTTCCCTGATTTGCGTGACGATCAGATTATCATCGGCGTAACGGACGCGGATGTCTACTTGCATCAAAATGTCATCGTAGAGGTGGCTTCAACCTTTCAATCCGCTTCGGACGTAGGAGCCGTGCAAGCTCCTGTGTCGATCAAAGGCGCAAACGAAAATTTATGGTTGCTTATGCAAGACATTGAATTCCAGGCTTTCTTCCTCTATATTCAAAAAGCGCGCAACTGGATCTCATCGGTCGCTATGGGAGGAAATGGACAGTTCACCCGCTATAGCGCGATGAAAACTTTAGGTGATCGGCCATGGACGAGAGCCTTGACCGAGGATATCGACTTGGGCTTGGCGCTGACGGGCCATGGGCATCGCATTTGCTTTACGGGCAAGACGCCAGTGGTACAGCATGGCTTAACCAGCTTCCATCGCCTATTGAAGCAGCGTTCGCGTTGGGTCCAGGGCCACTATCAAGTATGGAAACGACTCGGATCGTTGTGGCGCAGCGAGAGTCGACTGATTACCAAATTGGATTCCACGCTCTACTTGATGATGATTGTCATTCCGTTAGTTCTGGCTGCGGATTATGCATTAGGCTTTGCTTCATTGTTCGGCTTGGTACGCGTCGACAGTGATTTGATGTTTTGGCTTCATGGATTCGGCAGTTGGATTCCTTCAACCGTTCAGATGATTTTGGGGTTCTCGATTCAACTCATCTTCTTACCGTCATATACACGGACTGCAAATATCAAGATTCCATGGTATGTTTTCCCAGGGTTAATGGCTACATTCTCCATTTATACGGCGACCATATGGATTCTAGCGTCAGTCATCGCCTTCTACAGAATGGCAACGGGCAAATGGGGCTGGATCAAAACAGAACGTGAAACGATATCGACAAACACGAGCTCTGCATAA
- a CDS encoding YojF family protein produces the protein MQPINPSDIQARIDALKEQELYIHLEMTTGAYAAHFDSSKHPGSIFITNTTVKFSHGSISGSGPYRIGLKMEQGWIYAEGLTYYEEQEKERLIMAGHDSQGKLIVAFQLSKTPF, from the coding sequence ATGCAGCCGATTAACCCGTCGGATATCCAAGCAAGAATTGACGCTTTAAAGGAACAAGAGCTGTATATTCATCTTGAAATGACTACTGGGGCATATGCCGCACATTTTGATAGCTCGAAGCATCCCGGATCAATCTTTATTACGAACACGACTGTAAAGTTCTCGCATGGTTCGATATCGGGAAGCGGTCCATATCGAATTGGCTTGAAAATGGAGCAGGGTTGGATATATGCGGAAGGTCTCACTTATTACGAAGAGCAGGAGAAGGAACGATTGATTATGGCGGGCCATGACAGCCAAGGCAAGCTGATCGTTGCCTTCCAGCTAAGCAAAACCCCATTTTAA
- a CDS encoding carbohydrate ABC transporter permease: protein MTMTLRSMKKSIPHILLLGFLIVTLYPFLFVLFSSIKSDNQAIASNPFGFPSSFHFENYYEAWVNAKISVYFLNSLYISTLCSIATIIFASMGAFAITRMRYLKISKALYQFILIGLLIPGNALLLPIFIMFNKMEGVFGHPILGTHMALILPYTAWAIPFTVIILSAFMRSIPGEIEEAAVMDGLRAKGVFTKIIMPITIPALVTVFIINFIGNWNEFILANFFISTDELRTLPVGMVGFRDIYNTNYAQMSAGIVFSILPVMIIYAVLQKQIIEGLTAGGVKG, encoded by the coding sequence ATGACGATGACACTGAGATCGATGAAAAAAAGTATCCCCCACATTCTTTTGCTAGGTTTTCTAATCGTGACTTTATACCCGTTCCTGTTCGTCCTCTTCTCGTCGATCAAGTCCGATAATCAGGCGATTGCGAGCAATCCATTCGGTTTCCCTTCTTCGTTTCATTTTGAAAATTATTATGAGGCTTGGGTGAATGCGAAAATCAGTGTTTACTTTTTAAATAGCTTGTATATTTCAACACTCTGTTCAATCGCTACCATTATCTTTGCTTCCATGGGAGCATTTGCGATAACGCGGATGCGATATTTGAAAATAAGCAAAGCGCTGTACCAATTTATTCTTATCGGCTTGCTCATTCCGGGAAATGCATTATTGCTGCCGATTTTCATCATGTTCAATAAGATGGAAGGCGTGTTCGGTCATCCCATATTGGGAACCCATATGGCGCTAATCTTGCCTTACACCGCCTGGGCCATTCCGTTTACCGTAATCATCTTGTCGGCATTTATGCGATCCATTCCGGGTGAAATCGAAGAAGCCGCTGTCATGGATGGGCTGCGGGCAAAAGGGGTTTTCACCAAAATCATTATGCCGATCACTATACCGGCGCTGGTAACTGTATTTATCATCAACTTCATCGGAAACTGGAATGAGTTTATCTTGGCAAATTTCTTTATCTCCACGGATGAACTGCGAACGCTGCCAGTCGGGATGGTCGGTTTCCGCGATATCTATAACACCAATTACGCTCAAATGTCGGCGGGGATCGTGTTCAGCATCCTGCCAGTCATGATTATTTACGCCGTCCTGCAGAAACAGATTATTGAAGGTTTAACCGCAGGTGGCGTTAAAGGTTAA
- a CDS encoding extracellular solute-binding protein — MKKRLLVSSLSVALAATTVLSTAGAATKTETIVIRHTQLGEAKQQRFNILKDVLARVTKEVPGVKYKLDGVDSDVNRKEKLRSEMVVNKAPAIFDLFGGSDTQLYVEANRLLDLTPILKELGLSNKFISLDEFKVNGKIYGLPIGGYQEGYFYNKDYFKAHNLKVPTTLSDLEKLADTIKKDGKTPFAQASKAAWVPLMAANTLWSRYAGPDITNGFATGKTKWNSAPMVAAFTKYQDWVKKGYFKQGELGLDYAEQRNQLIRGEAIMMYDGSWASSVFADPKQAGSMTNKVGYFAMPSVAGGKGNQTYVNGGFSNGYGFSAKVKNNKQQLAFVKSFIKNMYNDEMQIRGLEADGVLPSMKVNSSKLANAKASALVKEIIAVGNKASGAFPAFDSLVQADVNTAISEGIQKLIGGKITPKAMLDGVQKVQNTVNSDDDF, encoded by the coding sequence ATGAAGAAACGTCTTCTCGTCTCATCTCTTAGCGTGGCCCTTGCAGCGACAACTGTCCTAAGTACGGCTGGTGCAGCAACAAAGACCGAAACGATCGTGATCAGACACACGCAATTGGGCGAGGCGAAACAACAACGCTTCAATATCCTCAAAGATGTATTAGCAAGAGTTACAAAAGAAGTTCCAGGTGTAAAATACAAGCTGGACGGCGTGGATTCGGACGTAAACCGCAAAGAGAAATTGCGTTCTGAAATGGTCGTCAACAAAGCTCCTGCGATCTTCGATCTATTCGGTGGATCCGATACGCAGTTGTATGTGGAAGCAAACAGACTGCTCGACCTCACTCCAATTCTGAAAGAGCTTGGTCTGTCCAATAAGTTCATTTCCTTGGATGAATTTAAAGTGAACGGAAAAATATACGGCTTGCCAATCGGCGGCTACCAAGAAGGTTACTTCTACAATAAAGATTACTTCAAAGCTCACAACCTGAAGGTTCCGACGACTTTAAGCGATCTTGAGAAATTGGCTGACACGATTAAAAAAGACGGAAAAACTCCTTTTGCTCAAGCTTCCAAAGCCGCATGGGTGCCGTTAATGGCAGCGAATACGCTCTGGTCCCGTTATGCAGGTCCGGATATCACGAATGGCTTCGCAACTGGTAAGACCAAATGGAATAGCGCTCCAATGGTAGCAGCTTTCACCAAATACCAAGATTGGGTGAAAAAAGGCTACTTTAAACAAGGTGAGCTTGGCCTAGACTATGCCGAACAGCGCAACCAGCTCATTCGCGGCGAAGCGATCATGATGTATGACGGTTCATGGGCTTCCAGCGTATTCGCGGATCCGAAACAAGCCGGCAGCATGACGAACAAAGTTGGTTACTTCGCAATGCCGTCGGTAGCTGGCGGTAAAGGCAACCAAACCTACGTAAACGGCGGATTCTCCAACGGTTACGGCTTCTCGGCCAAAGTGAAAAACAACAAGCAGCAATTGGCGTTCGTTAAATCGTTCATTAAGAACATGTACAATGACGAAATGCAAATTCGCGGACTTGAAGCAGACGGCGTCCTGCCTTCGATGAAAGTAAACAGCTCCAAATTGGCTAACGCCAAAGCTTCCGCGCTCGTGAAAGAAATCATTGCAGTAGGCAACAAAGCAAGCGGTGCCTTCCCAGCATTCGATTCGCTCGTTCAAGCAGACGTAAATACAGCGATCAGCGAAGGCATTCAGAAGCTGATTGGCGGTAAAATTACGCCTAAGGCGATGCTAGACGGTGTTCAGAAGGTTCAGAATACAGTCAACAGCGACGACGATTTCTAA
- the bshB2 gene encoding bacillithiol biosynthesis deacetylase BshB2, producing MESHILVVLPHPDDEAFVAAGTLAMHIEQGVKVTYACLTLGEMGRNMGIPPFANRVTLADIRKEELEASCRAIGIQDLRMLGFHDKMIEFEDKQLLDRSIAALVEELQPSLVITFYPGYSVHPDHDACGAAVIRVIEKLPPDKRPVVHCIAFSRDHEREIGQPDVIIDITKYLKQKVASIQSHRSQFQAAELMGSNSLSDQEMQARYGTERFWTYRFN from the coding sequence GTGGAAAGTCATATTCTAGTTGTACTGCCTCATCCGGATGACGAGGCGTTCGTCGCTGCCGGCACTTTGGCAATGCATATTGAGCAAGGCGTGAAGGTGACGTATGCTTGCCTGACCTTAGGGGAAATGGGACGCAATATGGGAATTCCTCCCTTTGCCAACCGGGTGACATTAGCTGATATTCGAAAAGAGGAATTGGAAGCGTCCTGCCGGGCTATCGGCATACAAGACTTGCGTATGCTCGGATTCCATGACAAAATGATCGAATTCGAAGATAAGCAGCTCTTAGACAGAAGTATCGCGGCGTTGGTGGAGGAGCTTCAGCCATCCCTTGTCATTACCTTTTATCCGGGTTATAGCGTTCATCCTGATCACGATGCCTGCGGAGCGGCGGTTATTCGCGTCATTGAGAAGCTGCCGCCAGACAAGCGGCCGGTTGTCCATTGTATCGCCTTCTCCAGAGATCACGAACGTGAGATTGGACAGCCTGATGTCATCATCGACATTACCAAATATTTGAAACAGAAGGTAGCTTCCATTCAATCGCATCGTTCGCAATTCCAAGCTGCTGAGCTCATGGGCAGTAACAGCTTGTCGGATCAAGAAATGCAAGCGCGATATGGGACAGAGCGCTTCTGGACGTATCGTTTCAACTAA
- the lysS gene encoding lysine--tRNA ligase — MHWAERIANQLVESHPERHTFVCASGISPSGSVHIGNFREIVTTYFVTKALKKHGKQVRFIFSWDDFDRFRKVPANVDDSFEQYLGMPYSEVPCPFGCHSSYAEHFEKEFERALAVFDMKPTFIYQSKEYQSGSYNPSIVHALNKRKEIYDILMTYKTDGAKEEERESFYPVHVYCEACRKDSTSILSFDEQQQSLVYQCKCGHQDTFSILQATNMKLHWKIDWPMRWNAEGVVFEPGGRDHSSETGSYNVSKVISEQIFGYPAPYYVPYEFISIKGSPAKMSSSSGNNYTPDDLLNLYAPENILFLFAKYLPNASFHIGLDEDVIKNYTEYERYREGYVSQSLSSEVKAAFELSLRTEQTLHKTPKFSLVASILPLVNFDINLLRQLLSRNGEDYSMEQLEEVAKRVEYWIKHWYPQRMITVNQSKDAAYYESLQLIERQWIAAFCELLRNETIDEEHRMESIYEICFDEDKKEMKKNQKRLFSIIYQLVLNRNEGPRIPYLIQSVGESRLLSLLDF, encoded by the coding sequence GTGCATTGGGCGGAAAGAATAGCGAATCAGTTAGTGGAAAGTCACCCCGAACGGCATACCTTTGTATGCGCATCGGGAATCAGCCCGTCAGGCTCCGTACACATCGGAAATTTCAGGGAAATTGTTACGACGTATTTCGTAACGAAGGCTCTGAAGAAACACGGCAAGCAGGTTCGGTTTATATTTTCATGGGATGATTTCGATCGCTTCCGTAAAGTCCCAGCGAATGTAGACGATTCGTTCGAGCAATATTTGGGGATGCCTTACTCGGAAGTGCCATGCCCATTCGGATGCCATTCCTCTTACGCCGAGCATTTTGAGAAGGAGTTTGAGCGTGCTTTAGCGGTGTTTGATATGAAACCAACGTTCATCTATCAGAGCAAGGAATATCAATCGGGAAGTTACAATCCTTCCATAGTTCATGCGCTGAATAAAAGAAAAGAAATCTACGATATATTAATGACCTATAAGACGGATGGCGCAAAAGAAGAGGAAAGAGAGTCATTCTATCCTGTTCATGTTTACTGTGAGGCTTGCAGGAAGGATTCGACCTCGATTCTATCTTTTGACGAGCAGCAACAAAGCCTGGTTTATCAATGCAAATGCGGGCATCAAGACACCTTTTCCATACTTCAAGCAACGAATATGAAATTACATTGGAAAATCGACTGGCCGATGCGATGGAACGCAGAAGGGGTCGTATTTGAACCGGGAGGCCGAGATCACTCGTCAGAAACAGGCAGTTATAACGTCTCCAAGGTCATATCGGAACAAATTTTCGGTTATCCAGCACCCTACTATGTGCCTTATGAGTTTATCAGCATCAAAGGCAGCCCAGCGAAAATGTCCAGTTCATCCGGGAACAATTACACGCCTGACGATTTGTTAAACCTTTACGCGCCGGAAAATATATTGTTTCTGTTTGCCAAATATCTACCGAATGCTTCGTTCCACATTGGCCTGGATGAAGATGTAATCAAAAACTACACGGAATATGAGAGGTATCGGGAAGGCTACGTCTCTCAGTCGCTGAGCAGCGAAGTGAAAGCGGCGTTCGAGCTCTCCTTGAGGACGGAACAGACTCTGCATAAAACACCTAAATTCAGCCTAGTAGCGAGTATTCTTCCACTGGTTAATTTCGATATTAACTTGCTGCGACAGTTGCTATCGCGTAATGGTGAGGATTATTCAATGGAGCAGCTTGAGGAAGTCGCCAAACGAGTGGAGTACTGGATCAAACATTGGTATCCGCAGCGAATGATTACCGTCAACCAGAGTAAAGATGCTGCCTATTATGAGTCGCTGCAATTAATCGAACGGCAATGGATCGCTGCGTTCTGCGAGCTCTTGAGAAATGAGACCATCGATGAAGAGCATAGGATGGAGAGTATCTATGAGATATGTTTTGATGAAGATAAAAAAGAAATGAAGAAGAATCAAAAACGATTGTTCAGTATAATCTATCAGCTAGTCCTCAATCGTAACGAAGGTCCTCGTATCCCTTATTTGATTCAAAGTGTGGGCGAGAGTAGGTTGCTGAGTTTGTTGGATTTCTAG
- a CDS encoding VOC family protein: MKSVKLEGITLLADDVARLALFYKEVLGFEIVVEEEHYVEFSNPGIRLAICSRSLMAENTDSYPSFRESRIGQAVELNFECDSPDQVYALYDEFVSKGAIDVTAPQVKPWGHTAGFFGDPEGNVHSLFAVNPITPA; this comes from the coding sequence ATGAAATCTGTAAAGCTGGAAGGCATTACGCTGTTAGCTGACGATGTTGCCCGATTGGCCTTATTTTACAAGGAAGTTCTGGGATTTGAGATTGTGGTAGAAGAAGAACATTACGTAGAATTCAGCAATCCGGGAATCAGATTGGCTATTTGCTCCCGATCGCTCATGGCGGAGAATACCGACAGCTATCCTTCTTTCAGAGAGAGCCGCATCGGACAAGCTGTCGAGCTTAATTTCGAATGTGATTCGCCGGATCAGGTCTATGCCTTGTACGATGAATTCGTTTCGAAAGGAGCCATCGACGTCACAGCCCCTCAAGTTAAGCCTTGGGGGCACACCGCTGGCTTCTTCGGCGATCCTGAGGGGAATGTTCATTCCTTATTTGCGGTGAACCCTATCACTCCAGCTTAA